One segment of Prionailurus bengalensis isolate Pbe53 chromosome X, Fcat_Pben_1.1_paternal_pri, whole genome shotgun sequence DNA contains the following:
- the LOC122477692 gene encoding cytochrome c oxidase assembly factor 1 homolog: MPLPLGKRVLFSSVVVSGSCALTYYLIQKAFSRASYYELVLEQLHSHPESLEALCTPLNIHYLHLTDKYNFVDIASTQLKIPVSGFKLEGHLYVSSSRDAPFQRWHPQDVFLNLKDG, encoded by the coding sequence ATGCCATTGCCTCTGGGGAAACGGGTCCTTTTTTCCAGTGTAGTGGTCAGTGGGAGCTGTGCCCTTACATATTACCTTATACAAAAAGCTTTTTCCAGGGCTTCCTATTACGAGCTGGTATTGGAGCAGCTGCACAGCCACCCTGAGTCCCTGGAAGCTCTGTGCACTCCTCTCAACATCCACTATCTACACCTCACTGACAAGTACAACTTTGTGGATATTGCCAGTACCCAGTTGAAGATTCCTGTCTCTGGATTCAAGTTAGAGGGCCATCTCTATGTCAGCTCATCCAGAGATGCTCCCTTTCAGAGATGGCACCCTCAGGATGTCTTCTTAAATCTTAAGGATGGTTAG